A genomic stretch from Ovis canadensis isolate MfBH-ARS-UI-01 breed Bighorn chromosome 5, ARS-UI_OviCan_v2, whole genome shotgun sequence includes:
- the LOC138440625 gene encoding RNA-binding protein with serine-rich domain 1-like: protein MAPSPTRCRENSDEQSRDRSRVKTGPKESREKYRGRARTRRWSGASSGRSPSSGSTSSSSSSGSSSPSASSRSGRSSTSCSSSSSSSSSSSSSSSSSSSPGSLRPSWLRRGKRQRSHSKQPERDEKEGRRHSPSPKPTKLHIARLTRNVTKDHIREIFSTFGKVRVIDMPVERMHPGLSDAYVEFETPDGAEKALKYMDGGQIDGQQIRATAVPPPRRLSPRRRMQSLPPRWCGSPSQRRRSPSPWLRSQKRWRPRFPRRPLHRSRFSSWSSRS from the coding sequence ATGGCACCTTCTCCCACCAGATGCAGAGAGAACTCTGATGAGCAGTCCAGGGATCGCTCTAGAGTTAAAACCGGCCCCAAGGAGTCACGCGAGAAGTACCGTGGCAGGGCTAGAACTCGAAGGTGGAGCGGCGCTTCCAGTGGCAGGTCTCCGTCCAGCGGTAGCACCAGCTCGAGCTCCAGCAGCGGCTCCAGCTCACCTTCAGCATCCAGCCGCTCAGGACGTTCCAGCACGTCCTGCAGCTCCAgttccagctccagctccagctcgagctccagctccagctccagcagctccCCCGGCTCTTTGAGGCCTTCTTGGCTTAGAAGAGGCAAGAGACAGCGGTCTCACTCCAAACAACCCGAAAGGGAtgaaaaggaagggagaaggcaCAGCCCTTCCCCTAAACCCACCAAGCTGCACATCGCGAGACTCACCAGGAACGTGACCAAGGACCACATCCGGGAGATATTCTCCACCTTCGGGAAAGTCAGAGTGATTGACATGCCTGTAGAGAGGATGCACCCCGGTCTGTCTGATGCTTATGTGGAGTTCGAGACTCCAGACGGGGCTGAGAAGGCGCTGAAGTACATGGATGGAGGACAAATTGACGGCCAGCAGATCAGGGCCACCGCTGTGCCACCCCCCAGGCGACTCAGCCCTCGCAGGAGAATGCAGTCACTGCCCCCCAGATGGTGCGGGTCACCCTCACAGAGGAGAAGGTCGCCTTCCCCTTGGCTCAGGTCCCAGAAGCGCTGGCGACCCCGCTTCCCTCGCCGCCCCCTCCACCGGAGCCGCTTCAGCTCCTGGTCCTCCAGAAGCTGA